Proteins encoded by one window of Bacteroidota bacterium:
- a CDS encoding acyl-CoA carboxylase subunit beta, translating into MEKKIERLQKKKAEALLGGGSVRIDQQHKKGKLTARERVQLLMDEGSFEEIGQLVMHRSHDFGMEKQRFYGDGVITGYGKINGRLTYVYAQDFTVFGGSLSETHAEKICRIMDLAMQNGAPVIGLNDSGGARIQEGVNSLGGYADLFYRNTIASGVIPQISAIMGPCAGGAVYSPAITDFILMVEKTSYMFVTGPNVVKTVTHEEVTSEELGGATTHSTKSGVAHFATTNGLDCLKKIRLLLSYMPQNCEEETPLVQYVGGDELRPKLNTILPDNPNQPYDIRDVISETMDSDTFFEVHQNYAENIVVGFARIGGKSIGIVANQPAILAGVLDIESSKKAARFVRFCDCFNIPLIVFEDVPGFLPGTDQEWRAIITNGAKLLYAFSEATVPRITVITRKAYGGAYDVMNSKHIGADMNFAWPSAEIAVMGAKGAAEIIFKKEIEEAENKEAALQEKIDEYTNKFADPYRAAYRGFVDEVIVPSETRIKIMKALDMLKNKVAKLPKKKHGNIPL; encoded by the coding sequence TAATGGATGAAGGCAGTTTTGAGGAAATTGGGCAATTGGTGATGCATCGCAGTCACGATTTTGGAATGGAAAAGCAACGATTTTATGGTGATGGTGTTATCACCGGTTATGGAAAGATAAATGGAAGACTCACCTATGTGTATGCTCAGGATTTCACCGTTTTTGGTGGCAGTCTGAGTGAAACACACGCTGAAAAGATCTGTCGGATTATGGATCTTGCTATGCAAAATGGTGCTCCGGTTATTGGTTTAAACGACAGCGGAGGCGCCAGGATACAAGAAGGAGTGAATTCTCTCGGAGGTTATGCAGACCTATTTTACAGAAATACGATTGCCAGTGGGGTAATTCCACAGATTTCTGCAATTATGGGCCCATGCGCCGGTGGTGCAGTGTATTCACCCGCCATTACCGATTTTATTTTAATGGTGGAAAAAACATCCTACATGTTCGTTACGGGTCCCAATGTTGTGAAAACAGTTACCCATGAGGAGGTTACAAGTGAAGAATTGGGTGGTGCGACTACACACTCAACAAAAAGCGGAGTAGCCCATTTTGCCACTACCAATGGGCTCGACTGTCTTAAAAAAATTCGTTTATTGCTCAGTTATATGCCTCAAAATTGTGAGGAGGAAACGCCTTTAGTGCAATATGTGGGGGGAGATGAACTGCGTCCTAAACTAAATACCATTCTACCTGATAACCCCAATCAACCCTACGATATTCGTGATGTGATCTCTGAAACCATGGATTCGGATACATTTTTTGAGGTGCATCAGAATTATGCAGAAAATATTGTGGTGGGATTTGCGAGAATTGGTGGCAAAAGCATTGGAATTGTTGCAAATCAACCTGCTATTCTGGCTGGAGTTCTCGATATTGAATCCAGTAAAAAGGCAGCCAGATTTGTGCGTTTTTGCGATTGTTTTAATATTCCATTGATCGTATTTGAGGATGTTCCCGGATTTTTACCTGGTACCGATCAGGAATGGAGAGCCATAATTACCAACGGTGCAAAATTATTATATGCATTTAGTGAGGCTACTGTTCCGCGCATCACAGTAATTACAAGAAAAGCTTATGGTGGCGCTTATGATGTAATGAATAGCAAACACATTGGTGCCGATATGAATTTTGCATGGCCCAGCGCCGAAATAGCAGTTATGGGTGCAAAAGGAGCAGCGGAGATCATATTTAAAAAAGAAATAGAAGAAGCGGAAAATAAAGAAGCAGCCTTACAGGAAAAAATTGACGAATACACCAATAAATTTGCCGACCCTTACCGCGCTGCTTATAGAGGTTTTGTGGACGAAGTGATAGTTCCTTCCGAAACCAGAATAAAAATTATGAAAGCATTGGATATGCTTAAAAATAAAGTAGCTAAATTGCCAAAGAAAAAACACGGTAATATTCCATTGTGA